In Oscillatoria acuminata PCC 6304, a single window of DNA contains:
- a CDS encoding GumC family protein has product MAPPILKRYAIAFGKYKWFGFAAFVLTLGGAGFVAMQPPPEVTYRARGAMTYTTPAVTFSTTGSQIQEQGKQLPREILLAENVVTAVGIQVNEEPRKLARDVTVRPPKSDGPPQIELVYTHLNRETAQTTVQALMEAMIEQSRMLNTSALRRMIDTIEERLPEALGELTAAEQNLEEYEREEAVAILAARSGGLAGAIVANQNQQRDIRLQLEGLDAQLASLEQRLGLTVDQAYVSQALSADPIIAQLRAALHQIESQRELLSKNFRPLHPQMVELQKQETSYNELLERRATEVIGGGGMAAPLLNSVQIRKDSSLDPARQQLAQTLVNLQTQRQTLVQQLNSLTQTEQQLQRDYQTLPNKQLERGRLAQQVALKQELYNKMQQALADARAAEAETSSSLSVAQEASVSQNEVSAQPPALIFAIGGLVGILLGNALIFVISLLEGKFYTMEEVRGALQQQDLRILGILPEVFAPEFRAHEMPILMDPDSPYLEFYEKIRSNLLRIGEKAPKVLLITSVAPKEGKTFCAYNLAIAAARAGKRTLLIEADLRSPSQAQSLQVAIEPDANLEPLRYYGQFHQCIRLAPEIENLYVVPSAGPLKNSAAAIESNEFRRLLEDAKARFDLVILDSPALSVNNDAFLLEPFSDGMILVTRPLYTQGGMLTEYVEPLTESETVQLLGAVINGADIPVLLPESIPSKPPLTLAHSAEAPQLESMDSKPPKIPTRTSR; this is encoded by the coding sequence ATGGCTCCACCTATTCTCAAGCGCTACGCGATCGCTTTTGGTAAATACAAATGGTTTGGCTTCGCTGCTTTTGTCCTCACCTTGGGCGGGGCGGGATTTGTGGCAATGCAACCCCCTCCAGAAGTGACCTATCGGGCGCGCGGAGCGATGACTTACACCACGCCGGCGGTGACGTTCTCCACCACGGGCAGCCAAATTCAAGAACAGGGTAAGCAACTTCCCCGAGAGATTCTTTTGGCTGAGAATGTGGTGACGGCGGTGGGAATCCAGGTGAATGAAGAACCCAGAAAATTGGCCCGGGACGTAACGGTAAGGCCCCCAAAATCCGATGGTCCCCCTCAGATTGAACTGGTCTATACTCATCTGAATCGGGAAACCGCCCAAACCACCGTGCAAGCGCTCATGGAAGCCATGATTGAGCAAAGCCGAATGCTCAATACTTCTGCCTTACGACGGATGATCGACACCATTGAGGAGCGGTTGCCGGAAGCTCTGGGGGAACTCACAGCGGCAGAACAGAACCTCGAAGAGTACGAACGGGAAGAGGCGGTAGCAATCTTGGCTGCCAGAAGTGGGGGATTGGCTGGGGCGATCGTCGCCAACCAAAATCAGCAGCGCGATATTCGCTTACAGTTAGAAGGGCTTGATGCCCAACTAGCGAGTTTAGAACAGCGCCTAGGCTTGACGGTGGATCAAGCCTACGTCTCTCAAGCCCTCAGCGCTGACCCAATTATCGCCCAATTGAGAGCAGCCCTCCATCAAATTGAGTCCCAGCGTGAACTCCTCAGTAAAAATTTTCGCCCCCTCCATCCCCAGATGGTTGAGTTGCAAAAGCAGGAAACCTCTTACAATGAATTGTTGGAGCGGCGAGCTACAGAAGTCATTGGTGGCGGAGGAATGGCTGCCCCCTTACTCAATAGCGTCCAAATTCGCAAGGACAGTAGTCTTGACCCGGCAAGGCAACAGTTAGCGCAAACCTTGGTGAATTTACAAACCCAACGGCAAACTCTGGTCCAGCAATTGAATTCTCTGACCCAAACCGAACAACAATTGCAGCGGGATTATCAAACCCTGCCGAACAAACAGCTTGAACGGGGACGGTTAGCGCAACAGGTGGCACTCAAGCAAGAGCTTTACAATAAAATGCAGCAAGCTTTGGCGGATGCGAGAGCGGCTGAAGCCGAAACGTCCAGCAGTTTGAGTGTGGCCCAAGAAGCATCGGTTTCTCAAAACGAAGTCTCTGCACAACCCCCGGCGCTGATTTTCGCCATTGGGGGGCTCGTTGGCATCCTATTGGGGAATGCCTTAATTTTTGTGATTTCCTTGCTCGAAGGAAAATTTTATACGATGGAGGAAGTTCGCGGGGCGTTGCAGCAACAGGACCTCCGCATTTTGGGAATTTTACCCGAGGTGTTTGCTCCGGAGTTCAGGGCTCACGAGATGCCGATTTTGATGGATCCGGATTCTCCTTATTTGGAGTTTTATGAAAAGATCCGCAGTAATTTGTTGCGGATTGGAGAAAAAGCACCCAAGGTCTTGTTGATTACTAGTGTTGCTCCTAAAGAGGGCAAAACTTTTTGTGCTTATAATTTGGCGATCGCCGCAGCGCGTGCAGGGAAGCGGACGTTACTGATTGAAGCGGATTTGCGATCGCCCTCCCAAGCGCAGAGTCTGCAAGTGGCGATCGAACCCGATGCCAACCTTGAACCCCTGCGCTATTACGGACAGTTCCACCAATGCATTCGCCTCGCACCAGAAATTGAAAACCTCTACGTTGTGCCCAGTGCCGGTCCTCTCAAAAACAGCGCAGCGGCGATCGAATCCAACGAATTCCGCCGACTCCTCGAAGATGCCAAAGCTCGGTTTGATTTAGTTATTTTAGACTCTCCTGCACTCAGTGTTAACAACGATGCCTTTCTACTAGAACCCTTTAGCGATGGGATGATTCTCGTCACCCGACCCCTCTACACCCAAGGCGGAATGTTAACGGAATATGTCGAACCCCTGACTGAATCAGAAACAGTCCAACTCTTAGGTGCTGTGATTAATGGTGCCGATATTCCCGTGCTATTACCAGAAAGCATTCCCAGCAAACCCCCCTTAACCCTCGCTCACAGCGCCGAAGCTCCCCAGCTTGAATCAATGGACAGCAAGCCGCCCAAAATCCCCACCCGCACCAGCCGGTAG
- a CDS encoding SLBB domain-containing protein, which produces MIESSSVRQFYHLTALTLAGLHTGATVMPLAAVLTLAFNTGISPALSAPTPPELAQGIPNPLDPSLPSIQPGPPVPPPPGQFPPPTPTSNPQLSQFCQPRQGLPSPNPQQAIAPQTLTPSPIPPQAPPPIPTAPPAPAVSEPNPFLETPDIIPVSQFPTESYQLAPGDQIVIDVQPYQNISIQTTVSPQGQIVMQLLGPIEISGLTPQQAQQRIQSGLNEFLVDPQVNVALIAKRGVNITVTGEVTQPGFYFFAADNTRISDILTTVGGTTPGADLTSILIRRPLGDGRFLQQRLNLLVSLQAGSPPPDLLLQEGDILIVPKQTLSEAQINDSNIVARSRLSPPQAVGIRVIGEVTRPGFYNLPPSVNPIQDALVIAGGSTPAADLRSVRVRRVLTDGRLSEETIDLYSPLQTSTPFPELRLGNGDIIIVPTLDLNDAAFNYNNNVVSNSTLTTPQPVGITIVGEVTQPGFYILPASPRPIPTALQIAGGTTPVADLRGVRVRRTLPDGRVSEESINLLSSLQGSTPFSDLRLANGDVLIIPKLGLEEARTYDSNAVSTSTLAAQQSVAITVLGEVVAPGFHVLPPSLSPIPTALQAAGGITTAADLRTVLICRVMANGTVSEERVNLYAALETGTPLPDLRLGNGDVVIVPKLGLNQDPGYNPRIVAGSTLAAAIPVNVTILGEVAQPGFFTVPPSDRPVADAMLVAGGITSNADLRAVRVRRALDNGSISEEVLDLYTPLLTGAALPELRLANGDVVFVPTLESSTDEYYDRVLVSRSTLSVPQIVVRVLSYPAGGISVVPVPSGSTFADILNAVPILSADLNNIALIRFDPEQGKAVTREINAQQLLRGDLAQNVPLENNDVIVIGRNLVGKITYALGTFTQPFRDVLGFLLFFDSLRDSARLLFGPDGNNDENNTNN; this is translated from the coding sequence ATGATTGAATCTTCCTCTGTCAGACAGTTTTACCACCTCACTGCCTTGACCCTAGCAGGGTTACATACGGGAGCTACGGTCATGCCTCTAGCGGCAGTGTTGACCCTCGCCTTCAATACCGGAATCTCCCCGGCACTCAGCGCCCCGACCCCCCCAGAACTTGCCCAAGGGATACCCAATCCCCTAGATCCATCTTTGCCTTCCATTCAACCCGGACCCCCTGTTCCCCCGCCTCCAGGTCAATTCCCCCCGCCTACTCCGACCAGCAACCCTCAACTGAGCCAATTTTGCCAACCCCGTCAAGGATTGCCCTCCCCGAACCCTCAGCAGGCGATCGCCCCTCAAACCTTGACCCCCTCCCCCATCCCCCCTCAAGCCCCGCCTCCGATTCCCACCGCCCCTCCCGCACCAGCCGTCTCTGAGCCCAACCCCTTCCTAGAGACCCCTGACATCATTCCCGTTAGCCAATTTCCCACGGAATCCTACCAACTTGCCCCTGGGGATCAGATTGTTATTGATGTCCAACCCTATCAAAACATCAGCATTCAAACGACAGTGAGTCCCCAAGGGCAAATCGTCATGCAGTTATTAGGACCCATTGAGATTTCTGGGTTAACGCCACAACAAGCTCAACAAAGGATTCAATCCGGTTTAAATGAATTTTTAGTCGATCCCCAAGTCAATGTCGCCTTAATTGCCAAACGTGGGGTGAATATTACCGTCACCGGAGAAGTCACCCAACCGGGCTTTTATTTCTTTGCGGCAGACAATACCCGAATTTCAGACATTTTAACCACCGTAGGCGGGACCACACCCGGAGCTGACCTGACCTCCATCCTGATCCGACGTCCCCTGGGCGATGGCCGGTTTTTGCAACAACGCCTCAACCTGTTGGTGTCCTTGCAAGCAGGCAGTCCCCCACCGGATCTCTTGCTGCAAGAAGGGGATATCCTGATTGTCCCTAAACAAACCTTAAGTGAAGCTCAGATTAATGACAGCAACATCGTCGCGCGATCGCGCCTCTCTCCTCCCCAAGCTGTCGGCATCCGCGTCATTGGAGAAGTCACTCGTCCGGGGTTTTATAATCTCCCCCCCTCGGTCAATCCCATCCAAGATGCCTTAGTGATTGCGGGAGGATCTACACCTGCTGCTGACCTGCGATCGGTCCGGGTGCGACGAGTCCTCACCGATGGACGCCTTAGCGAGGAAACCATTGACCTGTATTCCCCCTTACAAACCAGCACCCCCTTTCCCGAACTGCGCCTCGGCAATGGGGATATCATCATCGTCCCCACCCTCGATTTAAACGACGCCGCCTTTAACTACAACAACAACGTCGTTTCTAACTCCACCTTAACCACCCCCCAACCCGTCGGCATTACCATCGTCGGGGAAGTCACCCAACCGGGATTCTATATCCTCCCCGCTTCCCCCCGTCCCATTCCTACTGCATTACAGATTGCCGGGGGAACCACTCCCGTTGCTGATTTGCGAGGCGTTCGGGTCCGGCGAACCCTGCCTGATGGTCGCGTTAGCGAAGAATCCATCAATTTACTCTCCTCATTACAAGGCAGTACCCCCTTCTCGGATCTCCGATTAGCCAATGGAGATGTGCTGATCATCCCTAAACTCGGGTTAGAAGAAGCCCGGACTTATGACAGTAACGCCGTTTCCACTTCCACCCTAGCGGCCCAACAGTCCGTAGCCATTACCGTCCTCGGAGAAGTCGTCGCCCCGGGATTTCATGTGCTCCCCCCTTCCCTGAGTCCCATTCCCACTGCCTTGCAGGCTGCCGGTGGGATTACCACTGCGGCAGACTTGCGGACCGTCCTCATCTGTCGGGTGATGGCCAATGGCACCGTCAGTGAAGAACGGGTCAACCTCTACGCTGCTCTGGAAACGGGCACTCCGTTACCGGATCTTCGGTTGGGAAATGGGGATGTGGTCATTGTCCCTAAATTGGGATTAAACCAAGACCCAGGATATAACCCGCGCATTGTCGCCGGATCCACCCTAGCTGCGGCCATTCCCGTCAATGTGACGATTCTCGGAGAAGTGGCACAGCCCGGATTTTTTACCGTTCCCCCCTCCGATCGCCCAGTAGCTGATGCCATGCTCGTGGCTGGAGGGATTACCTCTAATGCTGATTTAAGAGCGGTTCGGGTCCGTCGGGCCCTGGATAATGGGTCAATTTCCGAAGAAGTTCTGGACCTGTACACCCCCCTGCTCACTGGGGCGGCACTTCCCGAACTCCGGTTAGCTAATGGAGATGTGGTGTTCGTTCCCACCCTAGAAAGCAGCACGGATGAATATTATGATCGCGTCTTAGTTTCTCGTTCAACTCTATCCGTCCCGCAGATTGTCGTCCGCGTTTTGAGCTATCCCGCAGGCGGCATTAGCGTCGTTCCCGTTCCTAGTGGCAGTACCTTTGCAGATATTCTGAATGCGGTTCCTATTCTGAGTGCAGACCTGAATAATATTGCCCTGATCCGCTTCGATCCCGAACAGGGTAAAGCGGTGACTCGGGAAATCAATGCCCAACAACTCTTGCGCGGGGATCTGGCTCAAAATGTACCGTTAGAAAACAATGATGTGATTGTCATTGGTCGCAATCTGGTGGGGAAAATCACTTATGCCCTCGGGACCTTTACTCAACCCTTTCGAGATGTTCTAGGATTTTTACTGTTTTTTGATTCCTTGAGAGATAGTGCCCGACTCCTCTTTGGACCCGATGGCAATAACGATGAAAATAATACCAACAATTAA
- a CDS encoding cyanoexosortase B system-associated protein produces MYLPKFLHNYSLARVALLLLMLVLFAVGAVPSYFSGKWAWVSPPNLVNLNELRELTKTGLNLGEWETSAPQIVKIGGRNWVQQNIQEGDRFVAGLLLLNQTGPMHQPQVEWMDIDGFWRWKRDSERSLTFEVNPESTPNPDQTIQVKSRFFRGWTTAQTYAIAQWYSWPTGGNPAPFSWFWRDRLAQLQGNRLPWVAVNVIIPIEPFGEIESVRPLIESLSQNIQRALLEGPYTPITTQE; encoded by the coding sequence ATGTATTTACCCAAATTCCTGCACAATTATTCCCTAGCGCGAGTTGCTTTACTCTTATTGATGTTGGTCCTATTCGCGGTAGGGGCAGTTCCCAGCTACTTCAGTGGAAAATGGGCCTGGGTCTCTCCTCCAAATCTAGTCAATCTGAACGAGTTAAGGGAATTGACCAAGACGGGGTTAAACCTGGGTGAATGGGAAACCAGTGCGCCCCAGATTGTAAAAATTGGGGGCCGAAATTGGGTGCAGCAGAATATTCAGGAGGGCGATCGCTTTGTTGCAGGACTGTTGTTGCTCAATCAAACGGGTCCGATGCATCAACCGCAAGTGGAATGGATGGATATCGATGGATTTTGGCGGTGGAAAAGGGATTCCGAGCGATCGCTAACCTTCGAGGTGAATCCCGAATCGACCCCTAACCCGGATCAGACCATTCAGGTGAAATCCCGATTCTTCCGAGGATGGACCACGGCTCAAACCTACGCGATCGCCCAGTGGTATAGCTGGCCCACCGGCGGAAATCCCGCCCCCTTTAGCTGGTTCTGGCGCGATCGCCTTGCCCAACTCCAGGGAAATCGCCTTCCTTGGGTCGCCGTTAACGTTATTATTCCCATAGAACCCTTTGGGGAAATAGAATCAGTCAGACCCCTGATTGAATCCTTAAGTCAAAACATTCAAAGGGCCTTACTTGAGGGTCCCTATACCCCAATAACGACCCAGGAATGA
- the crtB gene encoding cyanoexosortase B, which yields MQIGRKVPFLIEQNYPWILIGILSVLYTPLLFHWYDGWINKSISLEHEYFSHGLIGLPFAAYICWQDKRKLWQKLPQQTHPLGVILMAVGGIFYVTGLPDFVNFSFPLVLAGICLWLKGLPGLKLLTFPLLLVFLATPNQIPYLIAPYTLPLQSFIAGCAGFLLSHVGFNVTVEGIYLFVNQRVVEVAPHCAGLKMLLTSLYVALMLLYWTGTNESRSKTTLFLASTVAIAVIGNIIRNALLTFFHGAGHEHGFEWLHEGWGGDLYSAAMLGLLIPTLSGIVWIVDYFSVPVEDSN from the coding sequence ATGCAAATTGGGCGTAAAGTTCCTTTTCTAATTGAGCAAAATTACCCGTGGATTTTAATTGGAATCCTCAGCGTACTTTATACTCCTCTGCTCTTCCATTGGTACGACGGGTGGATCAATAAAAGCATCAGCCTCGAACATGAATATTTTAGTCATGGATTAATTGGTCTACCCTTTGCTGCCTATATTTGTTGGCAGGACAAGCGAAAATTATGGCAAAAGCTCCCCCAACAGACTCATCCATTGGGGGTGATTTTGATGGCAGTCGGCGGAATTTTTTATGTCACCGGCCTCCCCGATTTTGTCAATTTCTCGTTTCCCCTCGTCCTCGCTGGAATCTGTTTATGGCTGAAAGGATTGCCCGGATTAAAACTCCTAACCTTTCCTCTTTTGTTAGTCTTTCTGGCCACGCCGAACCAAATTCCCTACTTGATTGCGCCTTATACCCTGCCGTTACAAAGTTTTATTGCTGGGTGTGCGGGATTTCTTTTATCTCATGTAGGATTTAATGTCACCGTGGAAGGAATTTACCTATTCGTCAATCAACGAGTGGTAGAAGTCGCACCTCACTGTGCGGGATTGAAAATGCTCCTCACCAGTTTGTATGTGGCGTTAATGTTGCTTTACTGGACAGGGACGAATGAGTCGCGGAGCAAAACGACTCTGTTTTTAGCTAGTACCGTGGCGATCGCCGTTATCGGTAATATTATCCGCAATGCCCTTCTGACCTTCTTTCATGGGGCGGGTCACGAACATGGGTTTGAATGGCTTCATGAAGGATGGGGGGGAGACCTCTATTCGGCTGCAATGTTAGGACTGTTAATTCCCACGCTTAGTGGAATTGTTTGGATTGTTGATTATTTTTCGGTCCCAGTCGAAGACAGCAACTAA
- a CDS encoding DegT/DnrJ/EryC1/StrS family aminotransferase, with protein MKPTPETVPFVDLTQQHQPIQAEIERAIQTVIERGDFVLGQALGEFENTFANACGVEFGIGVACGTDAIALALQAAGMGPGDEAILPANTFIATLIGVLRAGATPVLVDCDPSTALIDLEAVEKAITPKTRALLPVHLYGQMVSPGRLQELATAHNLICVEDAAQAHLAEREGVRAGGVGLAAAFSFYPSKNLGCFGDGGMVVTGDRELAQKLRSLRNYGAPKKYHHLDLGTNSRLDTLQAAILQAKLPYLPDWNQARNACAQQYDALLEPLGDRGILPIRNLSGHGHVYHLYVIRITKECILNRNTLLEKLGSEGIQTGIHYPLPCHLQPAYQNLGYQPGDFPHAEALCEEILSLPLYPGLSPAQIDRVVEAIALAVG; from the coding sequence ATGAAACCCACTCCCGAAACTGTTCCATTTGTTGATCTTACGCAACAACACCAGCCCATTCAAGCCGAAATAGAACGGGCCATCCAAACCGTCATTGAACGCGGAGATTTTGTCCTAGGACAAGCCCTGGGAGAATTTGAAAATACTTTCGCCAACGCTTGTGGGGTGGAATTTGGCATTGGGGTTGCCTGTGGGACCGATGCGATCGCCCTGGCCCTCCAAGCCGCCGGAATGGGTCCGGGAGATGAGGCGATCCTCCCTGCTAATACCTTTATCGCCACCCTAATCGGCGTCCTGCGGGCCGGGGCCACCCCAGTCCTCGTAGATTGTGACCCCTCCACAGCTTTAATCGACCTAGAAGCCGTAGAAAAAGCCATCACCCCCAAAACTCGCGCTTTGTTGCCGGTCCATCTCTACGGGCAAATGGTCTCCCCTGGACGACTCCAAGAACTTGCCACCGCCCACAATCTGATTTGCGTTGAAGATGCCGCCCAAGCGCACCTGGCGGAACGAGAAGGAGTCCGCGCCGGTGGCGTGGGTCTGGCTGCTGCCTTTAGCTTCTACCCCAGTAAAAATCTCGGCTGTTTTGGGGATGGGGGCATGGTCGTCACCGGCGATCGCGAATTGGCTCAAAAATTGCGAAGTTTACGCAATTATGGCGCACCCAAAAAATATCACCATCTCGATCTCGGCACCAATAGCCGTCTCGATACCCTCCAAGCAGCCATCCTTCAGGCCAAACTTCCCTACTTACCGGACTGGAATCAAGCCCGAAATGCCTGCGCCCAACAGTACGATGCCTTACTCGAACCCCTCGGCGATCGGGGGATCCTCCCCATCCGCAACCTCAGTGGTCACGGTCACGTTTATCACCTCTATGTTATCCGCATCACCAAAGAGTGCATTCTAAATCGAAACACCCTCCTAGAAAAACTAGGTTCCGAAGGCATTCAAACCGGCATCCATTATCCATTACCCTGTCATCTGCAACCGGCTTATCAAAATTTAGGCTATCAACCGGGGGATTTTCCCCATGCTGAAGCCCTCTGCGAAGAGATTTTGTCCCTCCCCCTGTATCCGGGGTTGAGTCCGGCACAAATCGACCGCGTGGTCGAGGCGATCGCATTAGCCGTCGGTTAG